In a genomic window of Branchiostoma lanceolatum isolate klBraLanc5 chromosome 12, klBraLanc5.hap2, whole genome shotgun sequence:
- the LOC136446109 gene encoding zinc finger protein 436-like, whose product MAEVNGGTPIEEIHAEQTANETHIKEEETGDTRWQQTHIKEEETGDTGWRQAPIKEEETGDTGWQQDGQQNVQYQETYSEDQGTFDYFFSATLPTGHPWTETCNSWEQATDTGRQQDEERLVPNDETCGVRAEMEESSCEVSTGELRAGHPGMEIYHHGHPGKESDNRETLTTDMGLQETCDVNFPQPDNKSTSQVQDSKGIMQWHVVKQTGEKRYMCGKCGYQTAHRTALSRHMRTHTGEKPYKCDLCDYSAARKSNLDNHKATHTGEKPYMCGECGYRTVKRTDLAKHMRTHTGEKPYKCDQCDYSAVQKSSLDHHLAKHTGEKPYVCGECGYRTSKKSHLSQHMRTHAGDKPYKCDQCDYSAASKPQLNSHLMKHAGEQPYLCGKCGFGTDRKSRLSEHMRTHTGERPYKCDQCDYSAAQKSTLDRHLAQHTGEKPYMCGECGYRATQKSALSQHMRTHTGDKPHVCWECGYRAYRKGDLSKHMRKHTGERPYKCDHCDYSAADKSTLVKHQRMHTGLNPTCVGIEGTGHLEGLTYPYI is encoded by the coding sequence ATGGCAGAGGTAAACGGTGGAACTCCCATTGAAGAGATTCATGCGGAACAAACTGCGAACGAGACGCACATTaaagaggaggagacgggagacaCTAGATGGCAACAGACGCACATCaaagaggaggagacgggagacaCTGGATGGCGACAGGCGCCCATCaaagaggaggagacgggagacaCTGGATGGCAACAGGATGGACAACAGAACGTGCAGTACCAGGAAACGTACAGCGAAGACCAGGGAACCTTCGACTACTTCTTCAGCGCAACCCTACCAACCGGACATCCTTGGACTGAGACTTGTAACAGTTGGGAGCAGGCAACAGACACGGGACGGCAGCAGGACGAGGAAAGGTTAGTTCCAAACGACGAAACGTGCGGTGTAAGAGCAGAAATGGAAGAGTCCAGCTGTGAGGTTTCTACTGGAGAACTGCGTGCTGGACATCCTGGGATGGAGATATACCATCATGGACACCCTGGGAAGGAGAGTGACAACAGGGAGACTCTGACAACAGACATGGGCCTGCAGGAAACGTGTGATGTGAACTTTCCCCAACCTGACAACAAATCAACCTCACAGGTACAGGACAGCAAAGGCATTATGCAATGGCATGTGGTTAAACAGACTGGGGAAAAGCGCTACATGTGTGGGAAGTGCGGGTACCAAACGGCTCATAGGACTGccttatccagacatatgagaacccatacaggtgaaaaaccctacaagtgtgacctgtgtgactattctgccgcACGGAAATCCAACTTAGACAACCATAAAGCaacacacaccggtgagaaaccctacatgtgtggagaatgtgggtacaggacggTTAAGAGGACTGACTTAGctaaacatatgagaacccatacaggagaaaaaccctacaagtgtgaccagtgcgactattctgctgtgcAAAAATCCTCTTTGGACCaccatctagcaaaacacactggcgagaaaccctacgtatgtggggagtgtgggtacaggacttCAAAAAAGTCTCACCTATCCCAGCATATGAGGACCCATGCAGGAGataaaccctacaagtgtgaccagtgtgattattcggCAGCGAGTAAACCACAGTTAAACTCACATCTAATGAAACACGCTGGTGAGCAACCCTACCTGTGTGGGAAGTGTGGGTTTGGGACAGATCGTAAGTCCCGCCTATCCGagcatatgagaacccatacaggagaaagaccatacaagtgcgaccagtgtgactattctgctgcacagaaatctacattagacagacatctagcccaacacaccggcgagaaaccctatatgtgtggggagtgtggatacagggcaaCACAAAAGTCTGcattatcccaacatatgagaacccatacaggagacaAACCTCACGTGTGTTGGGAGTGTGGTTATAGGGCATATCGAAAGGGGGACCTTTCCAAAcacatgagaaaacatacaggcgaAAGACCCTACAAGTGCGACcattgtgactattctgcagcagatAAATCAACTTTAGTTAAACATCAAAGAATGCACACTGGtttaaaccctacatgtgtggggattGAGGGTACAGGGCATTTGGAAGGTTTGACTTATCcctacatatga
- the LOC136446414 gene encoding gastrula zinc finger protein XlCGF57.1-like, which yields MDPTGQPGKEMDIAEHPGKESDSRETQTTDMDLQRKTCDVNFRQPDKKSTSQVQGSKGCIGRHVVKQTREKRNKSTSEVQKSKGNRGSHLAKKTGEKPYMCGECGYRTAEKSYLSRHLKIHTGLKPYKCDQCDYSALKRSNLDRHLATHTGEKPYVCGECGYRAAQKSYLSAHMRTHSGQRPYKCDQCDYSAAQKSTLDQHLARHTGEKPYMCGECGYRTTHKSTLSRHMRTHAGDNPYKCDKCDYSAAQKSYLVKHLARHTGEKLYMCGECGYKATESSYLSRHMKTHTGEKPYTCGECGYKAIQKANLSRHMKTHTGEKSFNCHLCDYSAARKFHLTRHLTRHTKETKSTSVTNVQQTTLPS from the coding sequence ATGGACCCTACTGGTCAACCTGGGAAGGAGATGGACATTGCTGAACACCCTGGGAAGGAGAGTGACAGCAGAGAGACCCAGACAACAGACATGGACCTACAGCGAAAAACGTGCGATGTGAACTTTCGCCAACCTGACAAGAAATCAACCTCACAGGTACAGGGGAGCAAAGGCTGTATTGGAAGGCATGTGGTTAAACAGACTAGGGAAAAGCGCAACAAATCAACCTCAGAGGTACAGAAGAGCAAAGGCAATCGGGGAAGTCATCTGGCTAAAAagactggtgagaaaccctacatgtgtggggagtgtgggtacaggacggctGAGAAATCTTACTTATCTAGACATCTGAAAATCCATACAGGActaaaaccttacaagtgtgaccagtgcgactattctgcctTGAAAAGATCTAATCTAGACCGACATCTAGCaacacatactggtgagaaaccctacgtgtgtggggagtgtgggtacagggcggCTCAAAAGTCATACTTATCCgcacatatgagaacccattcAGGACAAaggccctacaagtgtgaccagtgcgactattctgcggcacagaaatcaacattggaccaacatctagcaagacacactggtgagaaaccctacatgtgtggggagtgtgggtacaggacaactcacAAGTCTAcattatcccgacatatgagaacccatgcAGGAGACaatccctacaagtgtgacaagtgtgactattctgctgcacagaaatcctaTTTGGTTAAACATCTAGCaagacacactggtgagaaactttacatgtgtggggaatgtggGTACAAGGCAACTGAAAGTTCGTACTTATCTCGACACATGaaaacccatacaggagaaaaaccatacacgtgtggggagtgtgggtacaaagcAATTCAAAAGGCAaacttatcccgacatatgaaaACTCACACGGGAGAAAAATCTTTTAATTGCCATCTGTGTGACTACTCTGCGGCTAGGAAATTCCACCTGACGAGACATTTGACAAGACACACGAAAGAAACTAAATCTACAAGTGTGACAAATGTACAGCAGACCACTTTGCCCTCTTGA
- the LOC136445624 gene encoding gastrula zinc finger protein XlCGF57.1-like, translating to MAELTCVPPVQELHAEQTEIETPIKKEKGRIGWQQGEQENVPHQETYSEDQETFDYFGATLPTGHSLNETYNSWEQTTDTERQQDEERDVPNDETCGVRAEMEESICELSTGELFAGHPGREVGHPGKEINCTEHPGKASDSRKTQTTDMGLLQETCDVNFPQLGNNPTSQVQDSKGNMGRHVVKQTGEKRYMCGKCGYRTAYRTALSRHMRTHTGEKPYKCDQCDYSAIQKSTFDQHLAKHTGEKPFMCVECGYRTSKKSHLSMHMRTHTGEKPYKCDQCDYSAAKKSHLDRHLAKHSGEKPYICGECGYRTAEKFALSLHLRIHSGEKPYKCDQCDYSAAVKSSLDRHLAQHTGETPYMCGECGYRAAQKTSLSRHMRTHTGEKPYKCDQCDFATAQKSNLEQHLARHTRDKPYMCGECGYRTTHKSYLSRHMKTHTGEKSLKCD from the coding sequence ATGGCGGAGTTAACATGTGTGCCTCCCGTTCAAGAGCTTCATGCAGAACAGACTGAAATTGAGACGCCCATCAAAAAGGAGAAAGGACGCATTGGATGGCAACAGGGTGAACAAGAGAACGTGCCGCATCAGGAAACGTACAGTGAGGACCAGGAAACATTCGACTACTTCGGTGCAACCCTACCAACCGGACATTCTTTGAACGAGACTTACAACAGTTGGGAGCAGACAACAGACACGGAACGGCAGCAGGACGAGGAAAGGGACGTTCCAAACGACGAAACGTGCGGTGTAAGAGCAGAAATGGAAGAGTCCATCTGTGAGCTTTCTACTGGAGAACTGTTTGCTGGACATCCTGGGAGGGAGGTGGGCCATCCTGGGAAGGAGATAAACTGTACAGAACACCCTGGGAAGGCGAGTGACAGCAGGAAGACCCAGACAACAGACATGGGCCTGCTGCAGGAAACGTGTGATGTGAACTTTCCCCAACTTGGCAACAACCCAACCTCACAGGTACAGGACAGCAAAGGCAACATGGGAAGGCATGTGGTTAAACAGACTGGGGAAAAGCGCTACATGTGTGGGAAGTGCGGGTACCGAACGGCTTATAGGACTGCATTATCcagacacatgagaacccatacaggtgaaaaaccctacaagtgtgaccagtgcgactattctgctatACAGAAATCCACGTTTGAccaacatctagcaaaacacactggcgagaaacccttcatgtgtgtggagtgtgggtacaggacttCAAAAAAGTCTCACCTATCAAtgcatatgagaacacatacaggagaaaaaccctacaagtgtgaccagtgtgactattctgcagcaaaaAAAAGCCATTTGGACAGACATCTGGCAAAACAtagtggtgagaaaccctacatctgtggggagtgtgggtacaggacggctGAAAAGTTTGCCTTATCCCTACACTTGAGAATCCATTcgggagaaaaaccctacaagtgtgaccagtgtgattattctgctgccgTAAAATCTAGTTTAGACAGGCATCTAGCCCAGCACACCGGTGAGacaccctacatgtgtggggagtgtgggtacagggcagctcaaAAGACTTCTTTATCCCggcatatgagaacccacacaggagaaaaaccatacaagtgtgaccagtgtgacttcgCTACAGCACAGAAATCGAATTTAGAACAACATCTAGCGAGACACACTCGTGACAAACCCtatatgtgtggggagtgtggatacaggactaCTCACAAGTCTtacttatcccgacatatgaaaactcatacaggagaaaaatcTCTTAAGTGTGACTAG